One window from the genome of Pelobates fuscus isolate aPelFus1 chromosome 13, aPelFus1.pri, whole genome shotgun sequence encodes:
- the HECTD1 gene encoding E3 ubiquitin-protein ligase HECTD1 isoform X6, with product MADVDPDTLLEWLQMGQGDERDMQLIALEQLCMLLLMSDNVDRCFETCPPRTFLPALCKIFLDESAPDNVLEVTARAITYYLDVSAECTRRIVGVEGAIKALCNRLVVVELNNRTSRDLAEQCVKVLELICTRESGAVFEAGGLNCVLTFIRDSGHLVHKDTLHSAMSVVSRLCGKMEPQDASLETCVESLSSLLKHEDHQVSDGALRCFASLADRFTRRGVDPAPLAQHGLTEELLSRMASAGGTVSGPPSACKAGRGTSGGPSTSGDSKISNQVSTIVSLLSTLCRGSPVVTHDLLRAELLDSMESALQGDERCVLDTMRLVDLLLVLLFEGRKALPKSSAGSTGRIPGLRRLDSSGERSHRQLIDCIRSKDTDALIDAIDTGGVCEGRTEAFTGARGKYRIMKKSFEVNFMDDVGQTLLNWASAFGTQEMVEFLCERGADVNRGQRSSSLHYAACFGRPQVAKTLLRHGANPDLRDEDGKTPLDKARERGHSEVVAILQSPGDWMCPVNKGDDKKKKDSNREEEECNEPKGDPEMAPIYLKRLLPVFAQTFQQTMLPSIRKASLALIRKMIHFCSEALLKEVCDSDAGHNLPTVLVEITATVLDQEDDDDGHLLALQIIRDLVDKGDDLFLDQLARLGVISKVSTLAGPTSDDENEEDPKPEKEDEPQEDAKELQQGRPYHWRDWSVIRGRDCLYIWSDAAALELSNGSNGWFRFILDGKLATMYSSGSPEGGSDSSESRSEFLEKLQRARGQVKPSTASQPFLSSPGPCKLTVGNWSLTCLKDGEIAIHNSDGQQATILKEDLPGFVFESNRGTKHSFTAETSLGSEFVTGWTGKRGRKLKSKLEKTKQKVRTMARDLYDDHFKAVESMPRGVVVTLRNIATQLESSWELHTNRQCIEGENTWRDLMKTALENLIVLLKDENTISPYEMCSSGLVQSLLTVLNNSEDFDNKQDCGQLVERLNVFKTAFSENEDDESRPAIALIRKLIAVLESIERLPLHLYDTPGSSYNLQILTRRLRFRLERAPGETSLIDRTGRMLKMEPLATVESLEQYLLKMVAKQWYDFDRSSFVFVRKLREGQSCVFRHQHDFDDNGIMYWIGTNAKTAYEWVNPAAYGLVVVTSSEGRNLPYGRLEDILSRDSSALNCHTNDDKSAWFAIDLGLWIVPSAYTLRHARGYGRSALRNWVFQVSKDGQNWTTLYTHVDDCSLNEPGSTATWPLDPAKEEKQGWRHIRIKQTGKNASGQTHYLSLSGFELYGTVTGVCEDQLGKAAKEAEANLRRQRRLVRSQVLKYMVPGARVIRGIDWKWRDQDGSSQGEGTVTGELHNGTPPSWSSLVKNNCPDKAPPHSSSSSTCTVAGGVTGSCSRKGSCSSVCSVASSSDMSLSCAKTERRTEEAGSDVQQDAILVLSSNTAASGSSTCPQGMETVGEGGERKTGETPTISMGMVSISSPDVSSVSELSNKEAAVPRPLGSSASNRLSVSSLLAAGAPMSSSASVPNLSSRETSSLESFVRRVANIARTNATNNMNLSRSSSDNNTNTLGRNAVSSATSPLMGAQSFPNLTTTGTTSTVTMSTSSVTSSNVATATTGLSVGQSLSNTLTTSLTSTSSESDTGQEAEYSLYDFLDSCRASTLLAELDDDEDLPEPDEEDDENEDDNQEEQEYEEVMASSQSCTDVSWCPGQEEEEYETKGGRRRTWDDDYVLKRQFSALVPAFDPRPGRTNVQQTTDLEIPAPGTPHSELLEEVECAPPPRLSLTLKVTGLASGREVELPLSNFRSTIFYYVQKLLQLSCNGSVKSDKLRRIWEPTYTIMYREMKDSDKQKESGRMGCWSVEHVEQSLGTDSLPKNDLITYLQRNADPSFLRRWKLTGTNKSIRKNRNCSQLIAAYKDFCENGCKSGVMPAALSTLQSADILIHAREQAQAKAGSGQNSCGVEDVLQLLRILYIVASDPYSTRTPQEEGDEMLLFSVPAEEFTSKKITTKILQQIEEPLALASGALPDWCEQLTSKCPFLIPFETRQLYFTCTAFGASRAIVWLQNRREATVERSRTASAVRRDDPGEFRVGRLKHERVKVPRGESLMEWAENVMQIHADRKSVLEVEFLGEEGTGLGPTLEFYALVAAEFQKTDLGIWLCDDDFPDDESRQVDLGGGLKPPGYYVQRSCGLFVAPYPQDSEELDRVTRLCHFLGIFLAKCIQDNRLVDLPISKPFFRLMCMGDIKSNMSKLLYASRGDESEHCTESQSEASTEDGHDALSVGSFEEDSKSEFILDPPKPKPPAWFQGILTWEDFELVNPHRARFLRDVKELAVKRRHLLGNRSLSEDEKNTQLQELMLKNPTGSGSPVSIEDLGLNFQFCPSSRVYGFSSVDLKPNGEDEVVSIDNAEEYVDLMFDFCMQTGVQKQMEAFRSGFNKVFPMEKLGSFSHEEVQMILCGNQSPSWSAEDIINYTEPKLGYTRESPGFLRFVRVLCGMSSDERKAFLQFTTGCSTLPPGGLANLHPRLTVVRKVDATDASYPSVNTCVHYLKLPEYSSEEIMRDRLLAATMEKGFHLN from the exons ATGCCCCCCTCGGACCTTCCTGCCAGCTTTATGCAAGATCTTTCTTGATGAGAGTGCACCTGACAATGTATTGGAGGTCACAGCCCGTGCCATCACCTACTACTTAGATGTGTCTGCTGAGTGCACCAGGCGCATTGTGGGAGTGGAAGGTGCGATTAAGGCCCTGTGCAACCGGCTTGTAGTAGTGGAACTCAACAACAGGACAAGCAGGGATTTGGCTGAGCAGTGTGTTAAG GTATTAGAGCTAATATGTACCCGGGAGTCTGGTGCGGTGTTTGAGGCCGGAGGTCTGAACTGTGTGCTTACCTTCATCCGGGACAGTGGACATCTGGTGCATAAGGACACTCTGCACTCTGCAATGTCAGTGGTGTCACGGCTGTGTGGGAAAATGGAGCCTCAAGATGCCTCCTTAGAGACCTGTGTAGAGTCTCTCTCCAGCCTTCTAAAGCATGAAGATCACCAG GTGTCTGATGGGGCCCTCCGTTGCTTTGCTTCTCTTGCTGATCGATTTACTCGTAGAGGTGTTGATCCTGCTCCTCTGGCACAGCATGGACTCACTGAGGAGCTCTTGTCACGTATGGCATCAGCTGGTGGCACAGTCTCTGGGCCACCGTCTGCTTGCAAGGCAGGACGTGGTACAAGTGGAGGACCTTCAACTTCTGGAGACTCAAAGATCAGCAACCAAGTCTCCACCATTGTCAGCCTTTTATCCACTCTCTGCCGTGGATCACCAGTGGTCACACAT GATTTGTTACGAGCAGAATTGCTAGATTCAATGGAGAGTGCACTACAAGGGGATGAACGGTGTGTGCTGGACACTATGCGACTTGTGGACTTACTTCTGGTGCTTCTGTTCGAGGGTCGCAAGGCTTTGCCTAAATCAAGTGCTGGATCAACAGGACGCATCCCGGGTCTGAGGCGATTGGATAGCTCAGGAGAACGGTCCCATCGTCAGCTGATTGACTGCATCCGGAGCAAGGACACTGATGCACTAATTGATGCCATTGACACAGGGGGTGTGTGTGAAGGGAGAACTGAGGCTTTTACCGGGGCTAGGGGCAAGTACCGGATAATGAAGAAAT CATTTGAAGTAAATTTTATGGATGATGTTGGGCAGACTCTTCTGAACTGGGCTTCTGCTTTTGGCACTCAGGAAATG GTGGAGTTTctttgtgagaggggtgcagatGTGAATAGAGGTCAGAGGTCATCTTCCTTACATTATGCCGCTTGTTTTGGGAGACCTCAGGTGGCAAAG ACCTTACTGCGTCACGGAGCTAACCCAGATTTGCGAGATGAAGATGGAAAGACTCCTCTTGACAAAGCTCGGGAGCGTGGACACAGTGAAGTGGTGGCCATCTTGCAATCCCCAG GTGACTGGATGTGTCCTGTGAACAAAGGAGACGACAAGAAAAAGAAAGATTCAAACAGAGAAGAGGAGGAGTGCAATGAGCCCAAGGGTGACCCTGAAATGGCACCCATTTACCTGAAGAGGCTGCTACCTGTCTTTGCTCAGACGTTCCAGCAGACCATGTTACCATCAATCAG GAAAGCCAGCTTGGCTCTCATCCGTAAGATGATTCACTTTTGCTCTGAAGCCTTGTTGAAGGAAGTTTGTGATTCGGATGCTGGACACAACCTGCCAACTGTCCTTGTAGAGATAACTGCGACAGTACTAGACCAGGAG GACGATGATGACGGACACCTCCTGGCTTTACAGATCATCAGAGATTTGGTAGACAAAGGGGATGACCTCTTTTTGGATCAGTTAGCCCGATTAGGAGTCATCAGCAAAGTATCCACTTTAGCAGGTCCTACATCTGATGATGAGAATGAAGAGGATCCAAAGCCAGAAAAG GAGGATGAACCACAAGAAGATGCCAAAGAACTGCAGCAGGGCCGACCATACCATTGGAGGGACTGGTCGGTGATCCGCGGCAGGGACTGTTTATATATTTGGAGTGATGCTGCGGCCCTGGAGCTCTCCAATGGAAGCAATGGATGGTTCCGCTTTATTTTAGATGGCAAGCTTGCAACCATGTATTCAAGTGGGAGTCCTGAGGGAGGCTCAGATAGCTCAG AAAGCAGGAGTGAGTTCCTGGAGAAACTCCAGCGAGCACGCGGTCAGGTCAAACCTTCCACTGCCAGCCAGCCATTCCTGTCCTCTCCTGGACCCTGCAAGCTCACTGTTGGTAACTGGTCCCTCACCTGTTTAAAAGATGGAGAAATTGCCATTCACAACTCAGACGGGCAACAGGCTACTATACTGAAGGAGGACTTACCGGGCTTTGTGTTTGAGTCTAATCGGGGAACCAAGCACTCTTTCACTGCCGAAACCTCACTGG GATCAGAGTTTGTGACTGGCTGGACAGGAAAGAGAGGTAGAAAGCTGAAATCAAAGCTGGAGAAGACTAAGCAGAAG GTGCGGACAATGGCAAGAGATTTATATGACGATCATTTCAAGGCGGTGGAGAGCATGCCTCGTGGAGTGGTCGTGACACTAAGAAACATTGCAACGCAGTTGGAGTCCTCATGGGAGCTTCATACAAATAGACAG TGTatagaaggggagaacacgtggAGAGATCTGATGAAGACTGCACTAGAAAACCTAATTGTACTTCTGAAGGATGAAAACACGATTTCTCCGTATGAAATGTGCAGCAGTGGTCTAGTGCAATCCCTCCTCACCGTGCTTAACAAT AGTGAAGATTTTGATAATAAACAGGATTGTGGGCAACTTGTGGAAAGACTCAATGTCTTTAAAACCGCTTTCAGTGAAAACGAGGATGACGAGAG ccgcCCAGCAATTGCTCTAATCAGAAAGCTAATTGCAGTGCTTGAGTCCATTGAACGCTTGCCCCTTCATCTTTATGACACACCTGGATCCAGCTACAATTTGCAG atcCTGACACGGAGACTTCGGTTCCGCCTGGAGCGTGCCCCAGGAGAGACCTCTCTTATTGACCGTACTGGTCGCATGCTAAAGATGGAACCTCTGGCAACTGTAGAGTCATTAGAGCAATACTTGCTGAAGATG GTAGCTAAGCAATGGTACGACTTTGACCGATCATCATTTGTGTTTGTCCGCAAGCTACGAGAGGGACAGAGCTGTGTCTTCCGTCACCAACATGACTTTGACGATAATGGAATCATGTATTGGATTGGGACTAATGCAAA GACCGCATATGAATGGGTAAATCCAGCTGCTTATGGCCTAGTCGTGGTTACCTCGTCTGAAGGCAGAAACCTACCATATGGACGGCTTGAGGACATCCTAAGTCGCGACAGTTCTGCTCTTAACTGTCACACCAATGATGACAAAAGTGCCTGGTTTGCCATTGATCTTGGCTTGTGGATTGTGCCCTCTGCATACACACTGCGCCATGCCCGTGGTTATGGCCGCTCTGCACTTCGTAACTGGGTTTTCCAGGTCTCCAAGGATGGCCAGAACTGGACCACGCTATACACACATGTGGATGACTGCAGCCTGAATGAGCCTGG atCCACAGCCACATGGCCACTTGACCCGGCAAAAGAGGAGAAGCAGGGCTGGAGACACATCCGTATCAAGCAGACAGGGAAGAATGCCAGTGGACAGACCCACTACCTCTCGCTGTCTGGTTTTGAGCTTTATGGCACTGTGACCGGAGTGTGTGAAGACCAGCTTG GAAAAGCAGCCAAAGAAGCAGAAGCCAACCTCCGACGTCAAAGGAGACTTGTGCGCTCCCAGGTCCTAAAATACATGGTGCCCGGTGCAAGAGTTATTCGTGGCATTGACTGGAAATGGAGAGACCAGGACGGCAGCTCGCAGGGAGAGGGCACTGTGACGGGAGAACTTCACAATG GCACGCCACCATCCTGGAGCAGCCTGGTGAAAAACAACTGCCCTGACAAGGCCCCTCCCCATTCCTCTTCCTCCTCAACCTGCACGGTCGCGGGGGGTGTGACTGGCTCCTGCAGCCGCAAAGGGAGCTGCAGCTCAGTCTGCAGTGTGGCAAGCAGCAGCGATATGAGTCTGAGCTGTGCCAAAACAGAGAGGAGGACAGAGGAGGCAGGCTCTGATGTTCAGCAAGATGCCATACTGGTACTGTCCTCTAACACAGCAGCCTCTGGTTCTTCTACTTGCCCCCAAGGAATGGAGACTGTCGGGGAAGGAGGAGAGCGGAAGACTGGGGAGACTCCCACCATCTCAATGGGAATGGTGAGCATAAGTTCACCGGATGTCAGTTCTGTGTCGGAACTCAGCAATAAGGAGGCAGCAGTTCCTCGCCCTCTTGGCTCCTCCGCCAGCAACCGTCTCTCTGTCAGTTCTCTGCTGGCTGCAGGGGCACCCATGAGCTCCAGTGCCAGTGTTCCGAACCTGTCCTCGCGGGAGACATCCAGTCTGGAGTCCTTTGTGAGGAGAGTTGCAAATATAGCCAGGACGAATGCCACCAACAACATGAACCTGAGCCGCAGCAGCAGTGATAACAACACCAACACTCTGGGGAGGAATGCCGTCAGCTCTGCTA CATCTCCGCTAATGGGTGCTCAGAGCTTCCCCAATCTCACTACAACGGGAACCACATCCACTGTTACAATGTCCACATCCAGTGTCACTAGCAGCAATGTAGCAACAGCCACAACAGGGCTTTCTGTAGGTCAGTCCCTCAGCAACACCTTGACCACCAGCCTGACCTCTACCTCCAGTGAGAGTGACACAGGACAGGAAGCAGAGTACTCCCTTTATG ATTTTCTGGATAGCTGTCGAGCAAGCACTCTACTTGCTGAGCTTGATGACGATGAGGATCTTCCTGAGCCTGACGAGGAAGATGATGAAAATGAAGATGATAATCAGGAGGAGCAAGAATATGAGGAGGTCATG GCATCATCCCAGAGCTGCACTGATGTGTCTTGGTGTCCTGGGCAGGAGGAAGAGGAATACGAGACAAAGGGTGGCCGTCGCAGGACCTGGGATGACGATTATGTGCTGAAGAGGCAATTTTCTGCCCTTGTCCCAGCTTTTGATCCAAGACCTGGACGAACAAATGTCCAACAGACGACCGACCTGGAGATACCAGCACCAG GTACACCCCATTCAGAGCTCCTAGAAGAAGTGGAGTGTGCACCTCCTCCGCGACTGTCACTCACTCTCAAAGTGACTGGTTTGGCAAGTGGCAGAGAAGTGGAACTCCCTCTTAGCAACTTCCGCTCCACCATATTCTACTATGTACAAAAACTCTTACAGCTTTCCTGCAATGGCTCTGTCAAATCAGACAAACTGAGACGGATCTGGGAACCCACTTACAC GATTATGTATAGAGAAATGAAGGATTCTGATAAACAAAAGGAGTCTGGCAGAATG GGCTGCTGGTCAGTGGAACATGTGGAACAGTCCTTGGGAACTGATTCTTTGCCAAAGAACGACTTGATTACTTACCTACAGAGGAATGCTGATCCAAGCTTCCTGAGACGCTGGAAGCTCACTGGGACAAATAAGAGCATTCGAAAAAACAGAAATTGCTCCCAGCTCATTGCTGCTTACAAA GATTTCTGTGAGAATGGCTGTAAATCTGGTGTGATGCCGGCTGCTCTCTCCACACTGCAAAGTGCTGATATCCTGATTCATGCGCGAGAGCAGGCACAAGCCAAAGCTGGCAGCGGACAGAACTCCTGTGGAGTAGAGGATGTCCTTCAGCTTTTGAGAATTCTCTACATTGTAGCAAGTGATCCCTATTCTACAAGGACCCCTCAGGAAG AGGGCGATGAGATGCTtcttttcagtgttcctgcagaaGAATTTACTAGTAAAAAGATCACCACCAAAATCCTTCAACAAATTGAG gagcCTCTTGCTTTGGCCAGTGGAGCATTGCCAGATTGGTGCGAGCAACTAACCAGCAAGTGTCCCTTCCTGATACCCTTTGAGACGCGACAGCTTTATTTCACATGCACAGCGTTTGGAGCATCCAG AGCTATTGTATGGCTACAAAACAGGAGAGAGGCAACAGTAGAGAGGAGCAGGACGGCCAGTGCTGTACGCAGGGACGATCCAGGGGAGTTTAGAGTAGGACGTTTAAAACATGAACGAGTAAAGGTACCGCGAGGAGAATCGCTAATGGAATGGGCAGAGAATGTTATGCAAATCCATGCAGACCGCAAGTCTGTGCTCGAG GTTGAATTTTTGGGAGAGGAAGGGACTGGGCTGGGCCCCACCCTAGAATTTTATGCCCTGGTGGCTGCAGAGTTCCAGAAGACCGATTTGGGGATCTGGTTATGTGATGATGATTTCCCAGACGATGAATCTCGACAG GTGGATTTAGGTGGTGGACTGAAGCCCCCTGGGTACTATGTACAGCGTTCCTGCGGGCTATTCGTTGCTCCATACCCCCAGGATAGTGAGGAATTGGACAGAGTGACAAGACTTTGCCATTTCCTTGGGATCTTCTTGGCAAAGTGTATCCAAGACAACAGACTTGTGGACCTCCCCATTTCCAAGCCTTTCTTTAGGCTTATGTGCATGGGAGACATCAAAAGCAATATGAGTAAGTTGTTGTATGCTTCTCGAGGAGATGAAAGTGAACATTGCACAGAAAGCCAATCTGAAGCTTCCACTGAGGACGGGCATGATGCTCTTTCTGTTGGGAGCTTTGAGGAGGACTCAAAGTCAGAGTTTATCTTGGACCCACCCAAACCAAAGCCACCAGCCTGGTTCCAGGGTATCTTGACTTGGGAGGACTTTGAGCTAGTAAATCCACATCGTGCCCGGTTTCTCAGAGACGTAAAGGAGCTAGCAGTGAAAAGGCGGCACCTTCTAGGTAATCGCAGCTTGTCTGAGGACGAGAAGAACACACAGTTGCAGGAATTGATGCTGAAGAATCCCACTGGTTCTGGATCACCGGTCAGCATTGAAGACCTGGG GCTCAACTTCCAGTTCTGTCCATCGTCTCGCGTTTATGGCTTCAGCTCAGTGGATCTAAAGCCAAATGGCGAGGATGAG GTGGTGTCTATAGACAATGCAGAGGAATATGTAGATTTGATGTTCGATTTTTGCATGCAGACAGGCGTGCAGAAGCAAATGGAGGCATTCAGAA GTGGTTTTAATAAGGTATTCCCTATGGAGAAGTTGGGTTCATTTAGTCATGAAGAAGTTCAGATGATACTTTGTGGAAATCAGTCTCCTTCTTGGTCAGCGGAAGACATAATTAATTACACAGAGCCCAAACTGGGATACACGCGGGAAAG CCCTGGCTTCCTGCGGTTTGTTCGGGTTCTATGTGGAATGTCCTCAGACGAGAGGAAGGCATTCCTACAGTTCACAACTGGCTGTTCCACGTTACCCCCTGGAGGTCTGGCCAACCTACATCCCCGTCTCACAGTTGTGCGAAAG GTTGACGCTACTGATGCCAGCTATCCATCTGTAAATACATGCGTGCATTACCTAAAGTTACCAGAGTATTCTTCCGAGGAGATAATGAGAGACCGCCTGCTTGCTGCTACCATGGAGAAAGGATTCCATCTTAATTGA